The Vicinamibacterales bacterium genome has a segment encoding these proteins:
- a CDS encoding ATP-binding protein yields the protein MRRPRRRSVRRQLLVLLLAAVSLAWIAAAAVSFRDARHEVAEVLDAHLAQTASLISVQRDGHEEDDEVDTEHAPVLHRYGRRVMFQVWKDGTSLGLHSQHAPDRPLSSVTDGFSDATIGGSSWRVFSTWDARRRVLVQVAEQDRERGELATAVARNFIVPLAVTLPVLGVVIWAAIGRATQSLTHVNRQVAAREADNLTPLDVADAPSEIGALVTNLNHLFARVQGMIEQERRFTADAAHELRTPLAGIRAQAQVARGATSDVERTHALDGVMAGCDRAAHVVEQMLTLARLAPDAVSFQPAAVQLTGVLTAAVADLAPAALLKRIDVAFRAPRPAVVLGDDGLLGVLFRNLVDNAIRYSAPGTKVDIDLDVPPGGTEARVRVRDGGPGMSAEERERAGRRFHRPAGTKPPGSGLGLSIVQRIVDLHRGTLRLAPPAAGAGLEVTVSLPRVLDEPPVMTERTEPAPARRKIPR from the coding sequence ATGCGTAGACCGCGTCGACGCTCGGTTCGGCGTCAGCTCCTGGTCCTGCTCCTGGCCGCCGTGTCGCTGGCGTGGATTGCCGCCGCGGCGGTCAGTTTCCGGGACGCCCGGCATGAAGTGGCGGAGGTGCTCGACGCGCATCTCGCGCAGACCGCATCGCTCATCAGCGTGCAGCGGGACGGGCACGAGGAGGACGACGAAGTCGACACCGAACACGCGCCGGTGCTGCACCGCTACGGACGCCGTGTCATGTTCCAGGTCTGGAAGGACGGCACGAGCCTCGGCCTGCACTCGCAGCACGCGCCGGACCGGCCGCTCTCCTCTGTGACTGACGGATTCAGCGACGCGACAATCGGCGGCTCGAGCTGGCGCGTCTTCAGTACATGGGACGCACGCCGCCGCGTGCTCGTGCAGGTGGCCGAGCAGGACCGCGAGCGCGGCGAGCTGGCGACGGCAGTCGCGCGCAACTTCATCGTGCCGCTCGCCGTCACTCTGCCCGTTCTGGGCGTCGTGATCTGGGCGGCGATCGGCCGGGCCACACAGTCGCTGACCCACGTCAACCGGCAAGTCGCCGCGAGAGAGGCCGATAACCTGACGCCGCTCGACGTGGCCGACGCGCCGTCGGAGATCGGTGCGCTGGTGACGAACCTCAATCACCTGTTCGCGCGCGTTCAAGGAATGATCGAGCAGGAGCGCCGCTTCACGGCTGACGCGGCGCACGAGCTCCGGACGCCGCTCGCCGGCATTCGGGCGCAGGCGCAGGTTGCTCGCGGCGCCACCAGCGATGTCGAACGGACGCACGCACTGGACGGGGTGATGGCCGGGTGCGATCGCGCGGCGCACGTTGTCGAGCAGATGCTGACGCTCGCCCGGTTGGCCCCGGACGCGGTCTCGTTTCAGCCGGCCGCAGTTCAACTGACAGGCGTGCTGACAGCGGCCGTCGCCGACCTGGCGCCGGCCGCCCTCCTCAAACGGATCGACGTCGCGTTCCGCGCGCCGCGTCCCGCGGTCGTGCTCGGCGATGACGGCCTTCTGGGAGTCCTGTTCCGAAATCTCGTCGACAACGCGATTCGCTACAGCGCGCCGGGCACGAAGGTCGACATCGACCTCGACGTCCCGCCCGGCGGCACGGAGGCGCGCGTCCGGGTGAGGGATGGCGGGCCGGGGATGTCGGCAGAGGAGCGCGAGCGCGCCGGTCGTCGTTTCCATCGGCCTGCCGGGACCAAGCCGCCCGGCAGCGGGCTGGGGCTGTCGATCGTGCAGCGGATCGTCGATCTGCATCGGGGGACGCTCCGGCTCGCACCGCCGGCGGCGGGCGCCGGGCTCGAAGTGACCGTGTCGCTGCCGCGTGTCCTGGATGAGCCACCAGTGATGACGGAACGAACGGAACCGGCGCCGGCCCGCCGGAAGATCCCGCGGTGA